One stretch of Candidatus Binatia bacterium DNA includes these proteins:
- a CDS encoding Rieske 2Fe-2S domain-containing protein: MSQPDYPDYNDFVHTGPDTAAGRYLRRFWQPVHRSEDLAQGQAVPIRIMSEDFTLFRGASGKPYVVAFRCAHRGAQLSTGWVEGDCIRCMYHGWKYEGSGQCVEQPGEEDGFAAKTKIRSYPTEEYLGLIFVYFGEGNPPPLRKHPDFERPGVLETGLPEYWPCNYFNRLDNACDVGHVSFTHRESALRAGRPEQLALRTVSSFETEYGIRTSVSVPGRAPFHTHFHMPNTNQTRSRARIEGSLKDAATLWVDRLFWRVPVDDENSVSFVIDWMPLAGEEAKAYRQRRQQARSQVRVSPNEYGQSVIAGKMRLEDLDPQMSTYYLFWIEDYAVQVGQGRIADRPNEHLGRMDVGVILLRKIWQRELSNVAAGKPLKEWVTAAGLNDFPRPLPGGEGRGEGFATAKHGDS; this comes from the coding sequence ATGTCACAACCGGATTATCCGGATTATAATGACTTCGTCCATACAGGGCCCGACACGGCCGCGGGCCGGTATTTGAGACGTTTCTGGCAGCCGGTCCATCGCTCGGAAGATCTGGCGCAAGGGCAGGCCGTGCCGATCCGGATCATGAGCGAGGACTTCACGCTTTTCCGAGGAGCGAGCGGGAAGCCTTACGTGGTGGCGTTCAGGTGCGCGCACCGAGGCGCGCAGCTGTCCACCGGATGGGTGGAGGGAGACTGCATTCGCTGCATGTATCATGGGTGGAAGTATGAAGGGAGCGGGCAGTGCGTGGAGCAGCCGGGGGAAGAGGACGGCTTTGCCGCGAAGACAAAGATCCGGAGCTATCCGACGGAAGAGTACCTGGGACTCATCTTCGTCTATTTCGGCGAGGGAAATCCGCCGCCGCTTAGAAAACATCCCGACTTCGAGCGCCCCGGCGTCCTGGAAACCGGGTTGCCGGAATACTGGCCATGCAACTATTTCAACCGTCTCGACAACGCCTGCGACGTGGGCCACGTGAGCTTCACGCACAGAGAGTCCGCGCTCCGCGCCGGACGGCCGGAGCAACTTGCCCTAAGAACGGTTTCTTCGTTCGAGACCGAATATGGAATAAGAACCAGCGTGAGCGTTCCGGGAAGAGCGCCGTTCCATACTCACTTTCACATGCCCAACACCAATCAGACCCGGTCCAGGGCGAGAATCGAAGGCTCGTTGAAAGACGCCGCGACGCTCTGGGTGGACCGGCTCTTCTGGCGCGTGCCCGTCGATGATGAAAACAGCGTGAGCTTCGTGATCGACTGGATGCCGCTCGCGGGAGAAGAAGCCAAGGCCTATAGACAGCGCCGGCAGCAGGCCCGCTCCCAGGTGCGAGTCTCTCCCAATGAATACGGCCAGAGCGTCATCGCGGGGAAAATGCGCCTCGAAGATCTCGATCCGCAGATGAGCACCTATTATCTCTTTTGGATCGAAGACTATGCCGTTCAGGTGGGACAGGGCAGGATCGCGGACCGTCCGAACGAGCACCTGGGCCGCATGGACGTGGGCGTGATTCTGTTAAGAAAAATCTGGCAGCGCGAGCTTAGCAATGTCGCGGCGGGGAAGCCGCTTAAAGAGTGGGTAACTGCGGCGGGACTCAATGATTTCCCTCGCCCTCTCCCTGGGGGAGAGGGTAGGGGTGAGGGTTTCGCAACGGCAAAGCACGGCGATTCATGA